In Phacochoerus africanus isolate WHEZ1 chromosome 14, ROS_Pafr_v1, whole genome shotgun sequence, one genomic interval encodes:
- the SEPTIN4 gene encoding septin-4 isoform X4: MDRSLGWQGSSVPEDRTEAGDDKEYVGFATLPNQVHRKSVKKGFDFTLMVAGESGLGKSTLINSLFLTDLYRDRKLLSAEERIMQTVEITKHAVDIEEKGVKLRLTIVDTPGFGDAVNNTECWKPVAEYIDQQFEQYFRDESGLNRKNIQDNRVHCCLYFISPFGHGLRPLDVEFMKALHQRVNIVPILAKADTLTPPEVEHKKRKIREEIEHFGIKVYQFPDCDSDEDEDFKLQDQALKESIPFAVIGSNTVVEARGRRVRGRLYPWGIVEVENPGHCDFVKLRTMLVRTHMQDLKDVTRETHYENYRAQCIQSMTRLVVKERNRNKLTRESGTDFPIPAVPPGTDPETERLIREKDEELRRMQEMLHKIQRQMKETH; the protein is encoded by the exons ATGGACCGTTCACTGGGATGGCAAGGCAGTTCTGTCCCCGAGGACAGGACTGAAGCTGGG GATGACAAGGAGTATGTGGGCTTTGCGACCCTCCCCAATCAAGTCCACCGAAAATCCGTGAAGAAAGGCTTTGACTTTACCCTCATGGTGGCAG GAGAGTCTGGCCTGGGGAAATCCACTCTCATCAACAGCCTCTTCCTCACTGATCTATACCGGGACCGGAAACTCCTGAGTGCTGAAg AGCGGATCATGCAAACGGTGGAGATCACTAAGCATGCAGTGGACATAGAGGAGAAGGGCGTGAAGCTGCGGCTCACCATTGTGGACACACCAGGTTTTGGGGATGCCGTTAACAACACAGAGTG CTGGAAGCCTGTGGCAGAATACATCGACCAGCAGTTTGAGCAGTATTTCCGAGATGAAAGTGGCCTGAACCGCAAGAACATCCAAGACAACAGGGTGCACTGCTGCCTGTACTTCATCTCGCCCTTCGGCCACGG GCTCCGGCCACTGGATGTTGAATTTATGAAGGCCCTGCATCAGCGGGTCAACATCGTGCCTATCTTGGCAAAGGCGGACACACTGACACCTCCTGAAGTGGAGCACAAGAAACGCAAA ATCCGGGAGGAGATTGAGCACTTTGGAATCAAGGTCTACCAGTTCCCAGACTGTGACTCTGATGAGGATGAGGACTTCAAATTACAGGACCAAGCCCTAAAG GAAAGCATCCCATTTGCCGTCATTGGCAGCAACACCGTGGTAGAGGCCAGAGGGCGGCGAGTTCGAGGCCGGCTCTACCCCTGGGGCATCGTGGAAG tggaaaatcCAGGGCACTGCGACTTTGTGAAGCTGAGGACAATGCTGGTGCGTACTCACATGCAGGACCTGAAGGATGTGACACGGGAGACACATTACGAGAACTACCGGGCACAGTGCATCCAGAGCATGACCCGCCTGGTGGTGAAAGAACGGAATCGCAA CAAACTGACCCGAGAGAGTGGTACCGACTTCCCCATCCCTGCTGTTCCACCAGGGACAGATCCAGAAACGGAGAGGCTGATCCGAGAGAAAGATGAGGAG CTGCGGCGGATGCAGGAGATGCTGCACAAAATCCAAAGACAGATGAAGGAGACCCATTAG
- the SEPTIN4 gene encoding septin-4 isoform X2 has product MDRSLGWQGSSVPEDRTEAGIKRFLEDSDNPELNKFVKDFPGSESYHQPEAKTWVSRPQILEPRPQASDLCQDDLEFRPPSWPQPSDSQQFFSASAPLSPSARPRSPWGKLDPYDSSEDDKEYVGFATLPNQVHRKSVKKGFDFTLMVAGESGLGKSTLINSLFLTDLYRDRKLLSAEERIMQTVEITKHAVDIEEKGVKLRLTIVDTPGFGDAVNNTECWKPVAEYIDQQFEQYFRDESGLNRKNIQDNRVHCCLYFISPFGHGLRPLDVEFMKALHQRVNIVPILAKADTLTPPEVEHKKRKIREEIEHFGIKVYQFPDCDSDEDEDFKLQDQALKESIPFAVIGSNTVVEARGRRVRGRLYPWGIVEVENPGHCDFVKLRTMLVRTHMQDLKDVTRETHYENYRAQCIQSMTRLVVKERNRNKLTRESGTDFPIPAVPPGTDPETERLIREKDEELRRMQEMLHKIQRQMKETH; this is encoded by the exons ATGGACCGTTCACTGGGATGGCAAGGCAGTTCTGTCCCCGAGGACAGGACTGAAGCTGGG aTCAAGCGCTTTCTGGAGGACTCGGATAACCCAGAACTGAACAAGTTCGTGAAGGATTTCCCAGGAAGCGAGAGCTACCACCAACCAGAGGCCAAGACCTGGGTGTCCAGGCCCCAAATCCTGGAGCCAAGGCCCCAGGCCTCGGACCTCTGCCAGGATGACCTGGAGTTCAGACCCCCTTCATGGCCCCAGCCCTCTGACAGCCAGCAGTTCTTCTCTGCCTCAGCccccctcagcccctcagcccGGCCCCGCAGCCCGTGGGGAAAGCTCGATCCCTATGACTCCTCTGAG GATGACAAGGAGTATGTGGGCTTTGCGACCCTCCCCAATCAAGTCCACCGAAAATCCGTGAAGAAAGGCTTTGACTTTACCCTCATGGTGGCAG GAGAGTCTGGCCTGGGGAAATCCACTCTCATCAACAGCCTCTTCCTCACTGATCTATACCGGGACCGGAAACTCCTGAGTGCTGAAg AGCGGATCATGCAAACGGTGGAGATCACTAAGCATGCAGTGGACATAGAGGAGAAGGGCGTGAAGCTGCGGCTCACCATTGTGGACACACCAGGTTTTGGGGATGCCGTTAACAACACAGAGTG CTGGAAGCCTGTGGCAGAATACATCGACCAGCAGTTTGAGCAGTATTTCCGAGATGAAAGTGGCCTGAACCGCAAGAACATCCAAGACAACAGGGTGCACTGCTGCCTGTACTTCATCTCGCCCTTCGGCCACGG GCTCCGGCCACTGGATGTTGAATTTATGAAGGCCCTGCATCAGCGGGTCAACATCGTGCCTATCTTGGCAAAGGCGGACACACTGACACCTCCTGAAGTGGAGCACAAGAAACGCAAA ATCCGGGAGGAGATTGAGCACTTTGGAATCAAGGTCTACCAGTTCCCAGACTGTGACTCTGATGAGGATGAGGACTTCAAATTACAGGACCAAGCCCTAAAG GAAAGCATCCCATTTGCCGTCATTGGCAGCAACACCGTGGTAGAGGCCAGAGGGCGGCGAGTTCGAGGCCGGCTCTACCCCTGGGGCATCGTGGAAG tggaaaatcCAGGGCACTGCGACTTTGTGAAGCTGAGGACAATGCTGGTGCGTACTCACATGCAGGACCTGAAGGATGTGACACGGGAGACACATTACGAGAACTACCGGGCACAGTGCATCCAGAGCATGACCCGCCTGGTGGTGAAAGAACGGAATCGCAA CAAACTGACCCGAGAGAGTGGTACCGACTTCCCCATCCCTGCTGTTCCACCAGGGACAGATCCAGAAACGGAGAGGCTGATCCGAGAGAAAGATGAGGAG CTGCGGCGGATGCAGGAGATGCTGCACAAAATCCAAAGACAGATGAAGGAGACCCATTAG
- the SEPTIN4 gene encoding septin-4 isoform X5: MDDKEYVGFATLPNQVHRKSVKKGFDFTLMVAGESGLGKSTLINSLFLTDLYRDRKLLSAEERIMQTVEITKHAVDIEEKGVKLRLTIVDTPGFGDAVNNTECWKPVAEYIDQQFEQYFRDESGLNRKNIQDNRVHCCLYFISPFGHGLRPLDVEFMKALHQRVNIVPILAKADTLTPPEVEHKKRKIREEIEHFGIKVYQFPDCDSDEDEDFKLQDQALKESIPFAVIGSNTVVEARGRRVRGRLYPWGIVEVENPGHCDFVKLRTMLVRTHMQDLKDVTRETHYENYRAQCIQSMTRLVVKERNRNKLTRESGTDFPIPAVPPGTDPETERLIREKDEELRRMQEMLHKIQRQMKETH, encoded by the exons GATGACAAGGAGTATGTGGGCTTTGCGACCCTCCCCAATCAAGTCCACCGAAAATCCGTGAAGAAAGGCTTTGACTTTACCCTCATGGTGGCAG GAGAGTCTGGCCTGGGGAAATCCACTCTCATCAACAGCCTCTTCCTCACTGATCTATACCGGGACCGGAAACTCCTGAGTGCTGAAg AGCGGATCATGCAAACGGTGGAGATCACTAAGCATGCAGTGGACATAGAGGAGAAGGGCGTGAAGCTGCGGCTCACCATTGTGGACACACCAGGTTTTGGGGATGCCGTTAACAACACAGAGTG CTGGAAGCCTGTGGCAGAATACATCGACCAGCAGTTTGAGCAGTATTTCCGAGATGAAAGTGGCCTGAACCGCAAGAACATCCAAGACAACAGGGTGCACTGCTGCCTGTACTTCATCTCGCCCTTCGGCCACGG GCTCCGGCCACTGGATGTTGAATTTATGAAGGCCCTGCATCAGCGGGTCAACATCGTGCCTATCTTGGCAAAGGCGGACACACTGACACCTCCTGAAGTGGAGCACAAGAAACGCAAA ATCCGGGAGGAGATTGAGCACTTTGGAATCAAGGTCTACCAGTTCCCAGACTGTGACTCTGATGAGGATGAGGACTTCAAATTACAGGACCAAGCCCTAAAG GAAAGCATCCCATTTGCCGTCATTGGCAGCAACACCGTGGTAGAGGCCAGAGGGCGGCGAGTTCGAGGCCGGCTCTACCCCTGGGGCATCGTGGAAG tggaaaatcCAGGGCACTGCGACTTTGTGAAGCTGAGGACAATGCTGGTGCGTACTCACATGCAGGACCTGAAGGATGTGACACGGGAGACACATTACGAGAACTACCGGGCACAGTGCATCCAGAGCATGACCCGCCTGGTGGTGAAAGAACGGAATCGCAA CAAACTGACCCGAGAGAGTGGTACCGACTTCCCCATCCCTGCTGTTCCACCAGGGACAGATCCAGAAACGGAGAGGCTGATCCGAGAGAAAGATGAGGAG CTGCGGCGGATGCAGGAGATGCTGCACAAAATCCAAAGACAGATGAAGGAGACCCATTAG
- the SEPTIN4 gene encoding septin-4 isoform X3 → MIKRFLEDSDNPELNKFVKDFPGSESYHQPEAKTWVSRPQILEPRPQASDLCQDDLEFRPPSWPQPSDSQQFFSASAPLSPSARPRSPWGKLDPYDSSEDDKEYVGFATLPNQVHRKSVKKGFDFTLMVAGESGLGKSTLINSLFLTDLYRDRKLLSAEERIMQTVEITKHAVDIEEKGVKLRLTIVDTPGFGDAVNNTECWKPVAEYIDQQFEQYFRDESGLNRKNIQDNRVHCCLYFISPFGHGLRPLDVEFMKALHQRVNIVPILAKADTLTPPEVEHKKRKIREEIEHFGIKVYQFPDCDSDEDEDFKLQDQALKESIPFAVIGSNTVVEARGRRVRGRLYPWGIVEVENPGHCDFVKLRTMLVRTHMQDLKDVTRETHYENYRAQCIQSMTRLVVKERNRNKLTRESGTDFPIPAVPPGTDPETERLIREKDEELRRMQEMLHKIQRQMKETH, encoded by the exons aTCAAGCGCTTTCTGGAGGACTCGGATAACCCAGAACTGAACAAGTTCGTGAAGGATTTCCCAGGAAGCGAGAGCTACCACCAACCAGAGGCCAAGACCTGGGTGTCCAGGCCCCAAATCCTGGAGCCAAGGCCCCAGGCCTCGGACCTCTGCCAGGATGACCTGGAGTTCAGACCCCCTTCATGGCCCCAGCCCTCTGACAGCCAGCAGTTCTTCTCTGCCTCAGCccccctcagcccctcagcccGGCCCCGCAGCCCGTGGGGAAAGCTCGATCCCTATGACTCCTCTGAG GATGACAAGGAGTATGTGGGCTTTGCGACCCTCCCCAATCAAGTCCACCGAAAATCCGTGAAGAAAGGCTTTGACTTTACCCTCATGGTGGCAG GAGAGTCTGGCCTGGGGAAATCCACTCTCATCAACAGCCTCTTCCTCACTGATCTATACCGGGACCGGAAACTCCTGAGTGCTGAAg AGCGGATCATGCAAACGGTGGAGATCACTAAGCATGCAGTGGACATAGAGGAGAAGGGCGTGAAGCTGCGGCTCACCATTGTGGACACACCAGGTTTTGGGGATGCCGTTAACAACACAGAGTG CTGGAAGCCTGTGGCAGAATACATCGACCAGCAGTTTGAGCAGTATTTCCGAGATGAAAGTGGCCTGAACCGCAAGAACATCCAAGACAACAGGGTGCACTGCTGCCTGTACTTCATCTCGCCCTTCGGCCACGG GCTCCGGCCACTGGATGTTGAATTTATGAAGGCCCTGCATCAGCGGGTCAACATCGTGCCTATCTTGGCAAAGGCGGACACACTGACACCTCCTGAAGTGGAGCACAAGAAACGCAAA ATCCGGGAGGAGATTGAGCACTTTGGAATCAAGGTCTACCAGTTCCCAGACTGTGACTCTGATGAGGATGAGGACTTCAAATTACAGGACCAAGCCCTAAAG GAAAGCATCCCATTTGCCGTCATTGGCAGCAACACCGTGGTAGAGGCCAGAGGGCGGCGAGTTCGAGGCCGGCTCTACCCCTGGGGCATCGTGGAAG tggaaaatcCAGGGCACTGCGACTTTGTGAAGCTGAGGACAATGCTGGTGCGTACTCACATGCAGGACCTGAAGGATGTGACACGGGAGACACATTACGAGAACTACCGGGCACAGTGCATCCAGAGCATGACCCGCCTGGTGGTGAAAGAACGGAATCGCAA CAAACTGACCCGAGAGAGTGGTACCGACTTCCCCATCCCTGCTGTTCCACCAGGGACAGATCCAGAAACGGAGAGGCTGATCCGAGAGAAAGATGAGGAG CTGCGGCGGATGCAGGAGATGCTGCACAAAATCCAAAGACAGATGAAGGAGACCCATTAG